The DNA sequence GCCCGCCCCGTGGCCTTTCAGAACACACCGGACGCGCTGCTGCCACCCGCGCTGCGCGAAGCAAACCCGCTGGGTATCCGCCGCATGGTCGATGGTGTGCTGATCGCCTGACTCTCTCCCAATTGAAAGGACCGACCGAGTTGCCTATGAAACCCGACTGGAAAGGCGTGTTCCCCGCCGTCGCCACTCAGATGAAGAAAGACCAGTCGCTCGACCTGGATGCGACAGCCCGGCACATTGAGACCCTTATCGAATCGGGCGTCAAGGGAATCATCATGCTCGGCTCGCTCGGGGAGAACACCGCGCTTGAACCGGGTGAAAAGCGCGCGGTTGTCAAGTCGGCCATCGAGGCCGCCGCCGGTCGCGTCCCGGTCCTCAGTTGTGTCGCCGAAACCAGCACCGCCGGCGCCTCCCGCTATGCAGCGGACATGGAGAAGCTTGGCGCGGACGGTCTGATGGTCCTGCCCGCGATGGTCTACCGTGCTGATACACGTGAGGCCGTCGCGCATTTCCGCACTGTGGCGGGTTCCACCGGGCTTCCCATTATCATCTACAACAATCCGATCGCCTATGGCGTGGACCTGACACCTCGGGCGTTCGCCGACCTGGCGGATGTGCCGAACCTGGTGGCGCTCA is a window from the Armatimonadota bacterium genome containing:
- a CDS encoding dihydrodipicolinate synthase family protein; translated protein: MKPDWKGVFPAVATQMKKDQSLDLDATARHIETLIESGVKGIIMLGSLGENTALEPGEKRAVVKSAIEAAAGRVPVLSCVAETSTAGASRYAADMEKLGADGLMVLPAMVYRADTREAVAHFRTVAGSTGLPIIIYNNPIAYGVDLTPRAFADLADVPNLVALKDSGGDVRRVTDIINEVGNRYTIFCGVDDLLLESVLLGAEGWIAGVGLAFPKENQYLWDLATGGQWEKAREIYRWFMPLLHLDTDIKFVQYIKLAIQECGLGAEWVRAPRLPLDGEERERVLAVIHRGIETRPRIPEAARG